From a region of the Zingiber officinale cultivar Zhangliang chromosome 4B, Zo_v1.1, whole genome shotgun sequence genome:
- the LOC121977855 gene encoding acyl transferase 4-like, whose amino-acid sequence MKVAEELVAPCEPTPCATLALSSIDHALGLAFMLEMISVYPNSNLEHHRHGVSLSAAKVIREALAKALVPYYPVAGRLVSFDDHVEVACNGEGVWFVEAAVTDRSLNDWEAIPRSVVKEELLPSCPPHLNQQEMILMMQVTHFQCGGFVVGLKFSHLVFDGIGVGQFLKAIGEIACGQTHPSIDPIWYRDTIPASPMLSKSSLSLLTPKFDIVNSMYDFSIQTIERLKEKIAKETSNQFTTFEVIAAIIWKCRTRAISAIGDVCLTFAADIRHVLFQLPKAGYYGNCVYPLTITATGEQIMKASLAELVGLIRDAKESLPTKFKEWASGNFKEDPYKISISYNNLTLSDWRWIEFYKTDYGWGMPNSISPKTHDFSFTCGILLKQPLPEDGVRLEGQVVMKEHEQRFIDEINKCVNV is encoded by the exons ATGAAGGTGGCGGAGGAGCTCGTAGCACCATGTGAGCCAACGCCTTGCGCCACACTCGCTCTCTCTTCCATCGACCACGCCCTGGGGTTGGCCTTCATGCTGGAGATGATCTCCGTGTATCCAAACAGTAACCTTGAGCACCATCGTCATGGCGTGTCATTATCTGCGGCGAAGGTCATCCGGGAAGCCTTGGCCAAGGCTCTTGTCCCGTACTACCCCGTAGCAGGCCGCCTTGTCTCCTTCGACGACCACGTCGAGGTGGCCTGCAATGGCGAGGGCGTTTGGTTTGTGGAGGCGGCGGTGACTGATCGCAGCCTGAATGACTGGGAGGCGATCCCCCGTAGCGTGGTGAAAGAGGAGCTGCTTCCGAGTTGTCCCCCTCATCTGAACCAACAAGAAATGATACTGATGATGCAG GTAACCCATTTTCAATGTGGTGGATTTGTTGTTGGACTCAAATTCAGTCACTTGGTGTTTGATGGCATCGGCGTTGGACAATTCTTAAAGGCCATAGGCGAGATTGCTTGCGGTCAAACTCATCCCTCTATCGATCCAATCTGGTATAGAGACACGATTCCCGCCTCTCCAATGCTCTCGAAGTCATCACTTTCACTTCTCACACCCAAGTTTGACATTGTGAATTCCATGTATGATTTCTCGATTCAAACCATCGAAAGATTGAAGGAAAAAATTGCAAAAGAGACATCCAATCAATTCACCACCTTTGAGGTCATCGCTGCAATTATATGGAAATGTCGAACACGGGCAATCAGTGCCATTGGAGATGTGTGCCTCACCTTTGCTGCTGATATTCGTCATGTATTGTTCCAACTGCCAAAGGCCGGCTATTATGGAAATTGTGTCTATCCCTTAACTATCACAGCAACCGGTGAGCAAATCATGAAGGCATCACTTGCAGAATTAGTCGGACTCATTAGAGATGCTAAAGAAAGTTTACCAACAAAGTTTAAGGAATGGGCTTCAGGCAACTTCAAGGAAGATCCATATAAGATTTCAATTAGCTACAATAATTTGACTTTGTCAGATTGGAGATGGATAGAGTTTTATAAAACAGACTATGGATGGGGAATGCCCAACTCTATTTCCCCTAAAACACATGACTTTTCCTTCACTTGTGGCATCCTTCTAAAGCAGCCTTTGCCTGAGGACGGTGTGCGTTTGGAAGGACAAGTAGTCATGAAGGAGCATGAGCAAAGGTTTATTGATGAAATCAACAAATGCGTAAATGTGTAG